A region of Coccinella septempunctata chromosome 5, icCocSept1.1, whole genome shotgun sequence DNA encodes the following proteins:
- the LOC123313843 gene encoding pre-piRNA 3'-exonuclease trimmer-like — MTEININNFKQKFPDIKKNIEAAKFIGIDLEFSALNPFTNYTPSLFDNPKERYIKLRKNVENTIPVQIGLTAFKFDADRNSFEGSAYTFYVKPGLFSHINRYFLFETSAIEFLALHNFDFNKFFYTGIPYISKIQEEGLLRKLKNDDVYETNMNFCSNMQPILDKVLKEANEWYEEAKIGEILPLNDLTNRYVRDIEFKFFFHKYIRRNFGDVMVHLNEEQLLTLKKVATQEIAQMNGYNDLNEEILDSLLGFTKVYKLLVSLKKPIIAHNALMDILILITNFEGNLPSRYEDFKKLTMELFPIVFDTKHIYYEMRSKIPENKQPSNSDLKTLFHYFRDGVGRHIAMLSPGIEVEGDKVAIGKFHDAGWDSFCAGYIFIRLAYLEIHGKHPLGKVFMPTEYLRGMFQYKNCLNVIRASINYVNLNGADPACKRPPLYVIEACGSRKLDYMELTTALSAFGSIEVKPISWRNNKALVAVDNYSSAKAMIREFKKSERFKVHQYSSMRHSPVVRAAIWGSVTLSGITLLLLMRIVTNR, encoded by the exons ATGAccgaaattaatataaacaattttaaacaaaaatttccggACATCAAGAAGAATATTGAAGCGGCAAAGTTCATTGGTATCGACTTGGAATTTAGTGCTTTGAATCCCTTCACTAATTACACTCCAAG TTTATTCGATAACCCGAAAGAAAGATATAttaaattgagaaaaaatgtggaaaatacaATCCCAGTACAAATTGGGTTAACTGCCTTCAAATTTGATGCAGatagaaatagtttcgaaggaAGTGCCTATACGTTCTATGTGAAACCTGGTCTATTTTCCCACATCAACAGGTATTTTCTTTTTGAGACTAGTGCCATTGAGTTTTTAGCTTTACATAATTTCGACTTCAATAAG tttttctacACCGGTATACCTTATATCAGTAAGATTCAGGAAGAGGGTTTACTCAGAAAGCTCAAGAATGATGATGTCTATGAaacaaatatgaatttttgttCCAACATGCAACCTATTCTCGATAAGGTGCTGAAAGAAGCTAATGAATGGTATGAAGAGGCAAAGATCGGGGAAATACTGCCCCTGAATGATCTCACAAATCGATATGTACGTGACATtgagttcaaatttttttttcataaatatataaGAAGAAATTTTGGGGATGTGATGGTGCATCTAAATGAAGAGCAACTGTTGACATTGAAGAAAGTTGCAACACAGGAGATTGCTCAGATGAACGGGTATAATGATCTGAATGAGGAGATCCTTGATTCACTTCTTGGATTCACAAAAGTCTATAAGCTCTTGGTTTCACTGAAAAAACCCATCATAGCCCATAATGCTTTGATGGATATACTCATACTTATCACTAATTTTGAAGGAAACTTGCCGAGTAGATATGAGgatttcaaaaaattaacaatGGAATTATTTCCCATTGTATTTGATACAAAGCACATATATTATGAGATGCGATcaaaaattccagaaaataAACAACCTAGTAATTCAGATCTGAAAACTTTATTCCATTACTTTCGAGATGGAGTTGGCAGACATATTGCTATGCTTTCTCCTGGTATAGAAGTTGAGGGTGATAAAGTGGCAATTGGCAAGTTTCACGATGCTGGGTGGGACTCCTTCTGTGCTGGTTATATTTTTATCCGATTGGCATATCTTGAAATCCATGGAAAACATCCTTTGGGTAAAGTTTTTATGCCTACAGAGTATTTAAGAGGAATGTTCCAGTACAAAAACTGTCTGAATGTGATCAGAGCTTCTATCAATTACGTT AACTTAAATGGTGCTGATCCTGCTTGCAAGAGGCCCCCTTTGTATGTTATAGAAGCTTGTGGTAGCAGGAAACTTGATTATATGGAG ttgactaCAGCCTTGAGTGCATTTGGAAGTATAGAAGTAAAACCAATTTCTTGGAGGAATAACAAAGCGTTAGTAGCTGTAGACAATTATTCAAG TGCTAAAGCGATGATAAGAGAATTCAAGAAAAGCGAAAGATTTAAAGTACATCAGTATAGTTCAATGAGGCATTCTCCAGTGGTTCGTGCTGCTATTTG GGGAAGCGTCACATTATCTGGAATAACTCTATTACTGCTTATGCGAATAGTTACTAATAGATGA
- the LOC123313657 gene encoding trafficking protein particle complex subunit 11: MTHSAIQNNFDLPNELCVKPLALIGVSGLDTVNNAIHKDIWEALTGNRRVERAPILFKLISNSYEFPVIKPKRNSYEWYIPKGILKKNWMNKHLYEIPAVIVIFYELDWKDSQWNEKMIECASRVQSMRAALEGRNTKICVVLIQCIPTLPTGEDILASERAVSLCASCELNSQSLFILPIGDHLQGYIIRLEGAFFDFAQTYYHNEAKIIRSHKDHLNKTNHQFLYVRHQFKMAFLYELKQDNMTAHKHYSLAYNNLLEIRIVDTNALEIRMIAGFISFKLCKLQFALNLPRDAISHFKNHIEHFKHRIGFQELAFEHYAWLSKQFQVFGDVFDETVKLGLPPVQTQHPGIYYQQAAQYAIVRKNISRELCANVTNYPQPDPLENFAHMEYYGQRPWRPGKLTQDVPDPQTELNGIHALQFLEKQINHSNIIITLYGLAISQFKTYKCPRTRKHLVLQMADEYYDSQDFSKALTLLTHMLWDFRLEKWWLIMSHVMIKAFKCAFLIASAQDYMLLALELLGKSTDISLDYKKRIYENFNRVLKKEIPFGDPDIPHDLLQKAIINWQPVFNTSEFNIVLDMANVTSCLETKARFLRKHYEVDQKVSIGVYLRNTSPFTLTLLQVSVCVNTSIITSEYTVNTMSKTIEIGSNEVKMFEIEFYPDPSDISKDIQIGNIIVQMGNPGCKLELRFGSHNETNQVHPELLHFKLTKEALDFDNIRPQMTATIVPRRSKLEINFAHKQPALLGEWYEVCVHMDNKENNSIGNLEVTLFLIGEENPSSTDVTNDEHGIPQKTPLSLNVKQHMEPGEKTTSFFYLRVHKVGVKNVQIQLTYLLNSNNTPVISTNTESLLISVVQPFDISTTFLSTLMMDIDTFYVDEHFGIMPSISSLSPWPLLVEETSFEFSPMVRSVEDNISSPLHGIQLNEGEVGTELFLASCDRPSEQNVNLGQYVIKWKRSDGKHSAISKIMIVGCPVQKVPLKIEVALPAHGTVRTPTVVKYTLENKSNQLIQLDVAIDSSDGFMFAGFKKYMISILPHSKQIVKYNLYPLHAGSVALPKFNLNLPVTGLVSPLLRQDDLIALIQRSLPTHLFIMPEPKGSVKPPDCVTPQNISVR; the protein is encoded by the exons ATGACTCATAGTGCAATACAGAATAATTTTGATTTGCCAAATGAATTATGCGTCAAACCATTAGCTCTCATAGGTGTATCTGGCTTAGATACTGTGAACAATGCAATTCACAAGGATATTTGGGAGGCCCTTACGGGAAACAGAAGGGTGGAAAGAGCTCCTATATTATTCAAACTCATAAGCAACTCCTATGAATTTCCTGTCATCAaaccaaaaagaaattcttatgAGTGGTACATACCCAAGGGtatactaaaaaaaaattggatgaaTAAGCACTTATACGAGATACCTGCAGTGATTGTGATATTTTATGAATTAGATTGGAAAGATTCACAATGGAATGAAAAGATGATCGAATGTGCGTCTAGAGTGCAGTCAATGAGAGCAGCGTTAGAAGGCAGAAATACAAAAATTTGTGTAGTATTGATACAGTGTATTCCAACTCTGCCTACAGGGGAAGATATTCTGGCATCAGAAAGAGCAGTTTCTCTTTGTGCAAGTTGCGAATTAAATTCCCAATCATTATTTATTTTACCTATTGGTGATCATCTACAAGGATATATAATAAGATTGGAAGGAGCATTTTTCGATTTTGCTCAGACTTACTACCATAATGAAGCAAAAATAATTCGTTCTCACAAAGATCACCTCAATAAAACAAATCATCAATTTCTGTATGTTAGGCACCAATTCAAAATGGCATTTCTTTACGAGCTCAAACAGGATAATATGACAGCTCACAAGCATTATTCTCTTGCTTACAACAATTTACTAGAAATAAGAATCGTTGATACTAATGCCTTAGAAATAAGAATGATAGCAGGTTTCATCAGTTTCAAACTGTGCAAATTACAATTTGCCCTCAATTTACCTAGAGATGCAATATCTCATTTCAAGAATCATATAGAGCATTTCAAACACCGTATTGGTTTCCAGGAATTGGCTTTTGAACATTATGCATGGTTATCTAAGCAATTTCAGGTATTTGGTGATGTGTTCGATGAAACTGTAAAATTGGGACTTCCTCCTGTTCAAACACAGCACCCTGGCATTTATTATCAACAAGCAGCTCAATATGCTATAGTTCGTAAAAATATTAGTAGAGAGTTATGTGCTAATGTGACAAATTACCCACAACCTGATCCTCTGGAGAACTTTGCACATATGGAATACTATGGTCAAAGACCTTGGAGGCCAGGAAAGCTTACTCAAGATGTACCTGATCCACAAACTGAGCTGAATGGTATTCATGCTCtccaatttttggaaaaacaaattaaccattcaaatatcatcATAACTTTGTATGGCTTAGCTATTTCTCAATTCAAGACATATAAGTGTCCTAGAACAAGGAAACATCTTGTTCTGCAAATGGCTGATGAATATTACGATTCTCAGGACTTCAGTAAAGCACTAACTTTACTAACTCATATGCTGTGGGATTTCCGACTGGAGAAATGGTGGCTGATCATGTCACATGTGATGATTAAAGCTTTTAAATGCGCATTTTTGATTGCTAGTGCACAGGACTACATGCTTCTAGCACTAGAATTGCTGGGAAAATCTACTGATATCAGTTTGGATTATAAAAAAAGGATTTATGAGAATTTCAATAGGGTGCTGAAG AAAGAAATACCATTTGGTGATCCTGACATACCTCATGATTTGCTCCAAAAAGCTATTATAAATTGGCAGCCAGTTTTCAATACTTCTGAGTTCAACATTGTATTAGATATGGCAAACGTAACTAGCTGTTTAGAAACTAAGGCACGATTCCTAAGAAAGCATTATGAAGTTGATCAGAAAGTATCTATTGGAGTTTATTTAAGGAACACAAGTCCGTTTACTTTAACACTACTTCAAGTATCAGTGTGTGTCAATACCTCCATCATTACATCAGAATATACTGTTAATACTATGTCGAAAACTATAGAAATTGGAAGTAATGAAGTAAAAATGTTCGAAATTGAATTCTACCCTGATCCAAGTGATATCTCGAAAGATATACAG attGGTAATATAATAGTTCAAATGGGAAATCCTGGGTGTAAATTAGAACTCAGATTTGGAAGTCATAATGAAACTAACCAAGTCCATCCTGAATTGCTCCATTTTAAACTCACAAAAGAAGCCCTAGACTTCGATAATATAAGGCCACAGATGACTGCTACAATAGTGCCCAGAAGATCAAAGCTGGAAATAAACTTTGCTCATAAACAACCCGCCTTATTGGGCGAATGGTATGAGGTTTGCGTGCATATGGATAATAAGGAAAACAATTCTATAGGGAACCTGGAAGTAACTCTCTTCCTTATTGGAGAAGAAAACCCCTCTTCAA cTGACGTAACAAATGATGAGCATGGGATACCTCAAAAAACGCCACTGAGTTTAAATGTTAAACAACACATGGAACCTGGGGAGAAAACTACATCGTTCTTCTATTTGAGAGTCCACAAAGTTGGAGTGAAGAATGTTCAGATACAATTAACATACTTACTGAATAGCAATAACACTCCCGTTATTAGCACAAACACCGAATCCCTTCTTATTTCTGTAGTCCAGCCTTTTGACATTTCCACAACCTTTTTATCGACTCTCATGATGGATATTGATACTTTTTATGTGGATGAACATTTTGGAATAATGCCTTCTATAAGTAGTCTCTCGCCATGGCCACTTCTTGTCGAAGAAACGTCTTTTGAGTTT agtCCTATGGTGAGAAGTGTTGAAGATAACATTTCAAGTCCTTTACATGGAATCCAGTTGAATGAGGGTGAAGTAGGAACTGAATTATTTTTGGCTTCTTGTGACAGGCCTTCTGAGCAAAATGTTAACTTGGGGCAATACGTTATCAAGTGGAAGAG ATCGGATGGAAAACATTCGGCCATCAGTAAAATAATGATTGTTGGATGCCCTGTACAGAAAGTACCACTGAAAATTGAGGTTGCTCTTCCAGCTCATGGCACAGTGAGAACTCCTACAGTGGTGAAGTACACTTTGGAAAACAAATCTAATCAGTTGATACAATTGGATGTAGCTATAGATTCAAGTGATGGCTTTATGTTTGCTGGATTTAAGAAG TATATGATAAGCATTCTTCCACATAGTAAACAAATAGTGAAATATAATCTGTATCCTTTACATGCGGGAAGTGTCGCTCTACCTAAATTCAACCTAAATCTGCCAGTCACGGGTTTGGTCTCTCCACTATTGAGACAGGATGATTTGATTGCCCTCATTCAAAGATCCTTACCTACTCATCTGTTCATTATG CCAGAGCCAAAAGGGTCAGTTAAGCCACCAGACTGTGTTACTCCTCAAAATATTAGTGTTAGATAG